A window of the Brassica oleracea var. oleracea cultivar TO1000 chromosome C1, BOL, whole genome shotgun sequence genome harbors these coding sequences:
- the LOC106325167 gene encoding aspartic proteinase nepenthesin-2, with protein sequence MKTCCIFFLYLAIILEYCFYFSVSSSSPLLLPLSHSLSTSKHSSSPLHLLKSSSSRSCERFRRHHKKRQQHQLPLPLSSGSDYLLSLSVGSSSSVSLYLDTGSDLVWFPCRPLTCILCESKPPPSLTSLSSSATTVPCSSPSCSAAHSSLPSSDLCAISNCPLDLIETGECNNSSYPCPPFYYAYGDGSLVARLYSDSLSLPPVSVANFTFGCAHTTLAEPIGVAGFGRGRLSVPAQLASFAPHLGNSFSYCLVSHSFDSERVRRPSPLILGRFVEEKEKRVGTDDDDHKEKVEFVYTELLDNPKHPYFYSVSLQGISVGKRNIPAPAMLRRVDRNGGGGVVVDSGTTFTMLPAKFYNSVVEEFDSRVGRVHERADRVEPSSGMSPCYYLNQTVRVPALVLHFAGIGSSVTLPRGNYFYEFMDGGDGKEEKRKVGCLMLMNGGDESELRGGTGAILGNYQQQGFEVVYDLLNRRVGFAKRKCASYWDSLNQS encoded by the coding sequence ATGAAAACGTGTTGCATCTTCTTCCTCTACTTGGCGATTATTCTCGAATACTGTTTCTACTTCTCTGTTTCGTCGTCATCACCTCTTCTTCTCCCTCTCTCTCACTCTCTCTCGACCTCCAAACACTCTTCCTCTCCTCTCCACCTCCTAAAGTCATCTTCCTCCCGCTCCTGCGAACGTTTTCGCCGCCACCACAAAAAACGCCAACAACATCAACTCCCCCTCCCTCTATCTTCCGGCAGTGATTACCTTCTCTCACTCTCAGTCGGCTCCTCCTCCTCCGTCTCCCTTTACTTAGACACCGGAAGCGACCTCGTCTGGTTCCCTTGCCGTCCTCTCACCTGCATCCTCTGCGAATCCAAACCTCCTCCTTCTCTGACCTCCCTCTCCTCCTCCGCCACCACAGTCCCCTGCTCCTCCCCCTCTTGCTCCGCCGCTCACTCCTCCCTCCCCTCCTCCGACCTCTGCGCCATCTCAAACTGTCCTCTCGACCTCATCGAAACCGGCGAATGCAACAATTCTTCCTACCCTTGTCCTCCTTTCTACTACGCCTACGGTGACGGCTCCCTCGTCGCACGTCTCTACTCCGACTCGCTCTCACTCCCTCCCGTCTCCGTCGCTAACTTCACCTTCGGCTGCGCTCACACCACCCTCGCCGAACCCATCGGCGTCGCTGGCTTCGGACGCGGACGCCTCTCTGTTCCCGCTCAGCTCGCCTCTTTCGCCCCTCACCTCGGTAACAGCTTCTCTTACTGCCTCGTCTCTCACTCGTTCGACTCGGAGCGAGTCCGCCGTCCGAGTCCGCTCATCCTCGGACGCTTCGTCGAGGAGAAGGAGAAACGCGTCGGAACCGATGATGATGATCATAAGGAGAAGGTCGAGTTCGTGTACACAGAGCTGCTTGATAACCCCAAGCATCCTTACTTCTACTCTGTTTCCCTCCAAGGAATCTCCGTCGGAAAACGGAATATTCCTGCTCCGGCGATGCTCAGACGAGTGGATAGAAACGGAGGCGGAGGAGTGGTCGTTGACTCGGGGACGACTTTCACGATGCTTCCGGCGAAATTCTACAATTCGGTGGTGGAGGAATTCGATAGCCGGGTCGGGCGGGTACACGAACGGGCTGATCGGGTCGAACCGAGTTCGGGAATGAGTCCTTGCTACTATCTTAACCAGACGGTTAGAGTTCCGGCTCTGGTTTTGCATTTTGCCGGGATCGGATCCAGTGTTACGCTCCCCAGGGGAAATTATTTTTACGAATTTATGGACGGTGGAGATGGGAAAGAAGAAAAGAGGAAGGTTGGATGTTTGATGTTGATGAACGGTGGAGATGAATCGGAGCTTCGAGGTGGGACCGGGGCGATTCTGGGGAATTACCAGCAACAAGGGTTCGAAGTCGTGTATGATTTGTTGAATAGAAGGGTCGGGTTCGCTAAGAGGAAGTGCGCATCTTATTGGGATTCGCTCAATCAAAGCTAA
- the LOC106332901 gene encoding uncharacterized protein LOC106332901 → MAAVPEGYYESTNPFLVHGPRGFEEFKLLESFGMYVRMDFPGVPEECVRVSLDPAKKSLAVYADAPKVHRYDLAQRKYLSVIETVCRCCVFDRFTYQMSDGVLRLHLSKSNIDPSHSSCIEFKYSAFGEDISGNDMDESYESKQLEDGNLYVRLDMPGVPKDNFTVSVANGKVNVTGQAPALDHDSGSRLYSSDVVILSGPVDFPIHRVKTIIKNGVIRLLIPPV, encoded by the exons ATGGCCGCCGTCCCTGAAGGATATTACGAATCCACAAACCCGTTTCTTGTTCACGGGCCAAGAGGTTTTGAAGAGTTCAAGTTGCTTGAGAGTTTTGGCATGTACGTGAGGATGGACTTTCCCGGCGTTCCGGAGGAGTGCGTGAGGGTTTCTCTAGACCCGGCGAAGAAATCTTTGGCTGTCTACGCAGATGCTCCCAAGGTCCACAGATACGACCTCGCTCAACGGAAGTACCTCTCCGTCATCGAAACCGTCTGCAGATGCTGCGTGTTCGACCGCTTCACTTACCAAATGTCCGACGGTGTTTTAAGGCTTCATCTCTCCAAGTCTAACATCGATCCAAGTCACTCTTCCTGCATCG AGTTTAAATATTCTGCTTTCGGAGAAG ATATCTCTGGCAATGACATGGACGAGTCGTATGAGTCGAAGCAGCTCGAAGACGGCAATTTATACGTGCGTTTAGACATGCCAGGCGTTCCCAAGGACAACTTCACTGTCTCAGTGGCTAACGGCAAAGTAAACGTGACTGGTCAAGCTCCTGCTCTTGACCACGACTCAGGTTCTCGGTTGTACTCTAGCGACGTGGTTATCCTCTCCGGTCCTGTCGACTTTCCTATCCATCGGGTCAAAACCATCATCAAGAACGGTGTCATTAGACTCCTCATCCCTCCCGTTTGA